Within the uncultured Draconibacterium sp. genome, the region TAAAATTTCGTCGATTTTCTCTTCATTAATTCCTCCGTACCAATAGTTATTCGGATGAACAACCATTACCGGCCCCTGTGAGCAAACATTTAAACAAGCGGTGGAAGAGACCGCAACATCGAGGCCACGGTCGTTACACTCTTCCATTATATATTGAATTAAATCGGATGACCCGTTTTTGTTACAATAACCTTGTGCATCGCCGGCAACCCGGTACGAGTTGCATACTAAAATGTGAAATTCTGGTTTTTTCATGTCGTTTTATATTTTAAGTTGATACTATTTCTATTCGATGTCATTTCGACGACGAAGGAGGAGAAATCTATTTCAATGCAGCAGATTTCTCAGTCATGCTTCCTTCGAAATGACAGCTATTTATTATTTACATTTTCCGCTACACCCGGGGATTTTATCCACCTGGCAAGTACAGTTTTGTACAGCAATTCCAATGATATCGAGTTGCTCTTTGGGTTTTTCACCAATTTGAACGGTGTACAGCTTTTCGCAATCCTCGAGTTTTTCTTTTACAGTTGAAAATCTATCGGATGAAAATTTGTGATCGGCAACGGGCTGACTTCCTCCGCTGCAATAAGAATCCACTTCGCGTGTTTCCACGAGTTTCATCTCATCGCCATCCACGTCGTACACATCAAAGCGGGTAGCTTTTCCAAAATGCTGATCTACTTTTTCTCCGTTACTTGTTGTTACTGCTATTCTCATTTGTTCTGATTATTATTATTCGTCATTTCGCCCGTCAGCTGACGGATTCGGAATCTGAAAAATGTTTACCGAAAGATGCTGAAACAAGTTCAGCATGACGTTCTGATGAACCTTCTATCCGCAACCGGTTCCTTTTCCTGAACATTCTGAACCGCATTTGAAAACATCGGCTTTTTTCAGTGTCCGGAGTTCTTTGCCTTTGTAAACGGCATCCAAACCTTCATCGATCAAACCGGTCATTTCTACGATCTTAATTCCTGCACGACCAATAATCGACGATGGCGATGGTCCTATTCCGCCAACTAATAAGGCTCTGCAATCATCGATCACATCTGCCAATACTGCCCAACGACTATTACCGGCTCCGGGTTTTGGTGTTGCACGTTGCTCAACCATTCGATAGCCATTTGGCGTTTCTCTGAAAATGTATAACTGCGATGCCTCTCCAAGATGCTGGTTTACCAACAATCCCTCATGACTGGCAACTGCTACATATGGTTTTGTTTGGTCAACATTCACCGACAGATTCGACACTTCCGACAAAATTTGTTTTGCCTCGGCATCGTCTTTACCCAGCAGTCCTACTGCATCGGCACGGCAACGGGCACAATGTGTCATTGGCGGTAAATATTCTTTTATCCCGTTCTGTAATTCTTTCATTCGTTTTGGCGAAGGCTCTTCAAAATCCTCGAAAGGAGTTCCTTCAACCGGGTAAAGCGGAATGGTATTCATAATATCCACTTCCATCTCTTTCATTTTTTTTGCGATATCAACGATCACATTGTCATTGATTCCGGGCACTACAATGGAATTGATTTTTACGGTAATACCTGCACGTTTTAATGCACGAATTGCTTCCATCTGGTTTTTCAGCAGAATTTCAGCTGCCTGTTCTCCAAAATATCCACGTTTCTCGAAACGCACCCATTTATATAGTTGCGACAATGTTTTTGTCTCTGTTCCATTAAGCGTAATGGTAACGTGACTTACTTCCAGCTCCTTCAATTCATCAACATACGGCAATACATTCAGCCCGTTTGACGAAAGACAAAGGATCATTTCCGGAAATTCTTTACGAATTAAACGAAGCGTTGTCATCGTTTGAATTGGATTGGCGAACGGATCGCCGGGGCCTGCAATACCCACAACCGACAAATGCGGCATTTTTTCTTTTAACCTGATGGTGTAGGCCAGTGCCTGCTCAGGCGATAGTACTTCGCTGGTAACACCAGGGCGGCTTTCGTTTACGCAATCGTAATCGCGCTTACAATAATTACAATGAATATTACATTGTGGTGCCACCGGAAGATGCACGCGGGCGTATTTGCCTTTTGCATCTTTATTGAAACAGGGATGTGTTTTAATGTCGATCATAACTTTCCTTTTTAGTTTCGAGCTCCTAGCCTCAAGCTGCAAGCAATGCCCGCCTCTCAAAATCAGTTACTCATTTCTGTTACTACATATATTTATAGCCTACCGGCGAATTACTTTGTTTGTGTTCGATCAGTGCATTCACTACTTTGTCGAATAGTTCCTGCGTACCTGAATAACCAAGGTGCTTAATGCGTTGTCCGCCCACACGGTCGTGAACCGGGAATCCCACACGAACGATCGGGATATTCAGTTCTCGGGCGATGTAGTACCCCTTGCTGTGCCCGATCAGAATATCAGGTTTATTTTCAAGGCTCCATTCGCGGATACTTTCAAAATCGTAACCTTCGCGAACCACAACTTTATCTTTATTTTCAGGACAATATTTTTTTATTTCTTCTTCCAACATGCCGCTTTCGCCACCTGTGGCAACAAGCGCCAGTTCAATTCCAATTTCATCGAGGAAAGCTGCCATGGCGACCACAAAATCTTCTTCGCCATACACCACTGCTTTTTTGCCGAAAGTGTATTTATGTGCATCAACATAGGCATCTACCAGGCGACCACGTTGTTTTGTATATTTTTCAGGAATATCGTTGCCCGAAAGATTTTTAAGCTCCTCGAAGAAGGCATCGGTTTGAGTGATACCAATTGGCATTGGCATATTTACCAATGGCACGTCCATTTCATTTTTCAGGAACTGTGCTCCGGTACGCGATAACTGTTTGCTTTTTACGCGGCCTGATAATTTTCCTTTATTCAGGATCGTACCGAATTCAATACTGGCTTTGGCACTACCACTTTTTACCACATCCTCTTTTGAAGTTCCGCCTTCGGGAATACGGTGATAAGTATCCCAAACCGGGTTGTCAAGGCTTTCAGAGTAATCGGGCATCATTATGTCTTCCAACGAAAAGTCGGCCATAATTTCTTTCAACAAACGCAAATCTTCGGTTGAAACAAAACCCGGGAAAAGATTTACATGCTCCTGAGGAAGATCCTTTTTTGCGTAGCTTTTTACCACTCCGGAGACGGCTTCGTGAAAACCATCGATGTGCGTTCCCTGGTAGCTGGGTGTTGAAGCCATTACAAA harbors:
- a CDS encoding radical SAM protein — its product is MIDIKTHPCFNKDAKGKYARVHLPVAPQCNIHCNYCKRDYDCVNESRPGVTSEVLSPEQALAYTIRLKEKMPHLSVVGIAGPGDPFANPIQTMTTLRLIRKEFPEMILCLSSNGLNVLPYVDELKELEVSHVTITLNGTETKTLSQLYKWVRFEKRGYFGEQAAEILLKNQMEAIRALKRAGITVKINSIVVPGINDNVIVDIAKKMKEMEVDIMNTIPLYPVEGTPFEDFEEPSPKRMKELQNGIKEYLPPMTHCARCRADAVGLLGKDDAEAKQILSEVSNLSVNVDQTKPYVAVASHEGLLVNQHLGEASQLYIFRETPNGYRMVEQRATPKPGAGNSRWAVLADVIDDCRALLVGGIGPSPSSIIGRAGIKIVEMTGLIDEGLDAVYKGKELRTLKKADVFKCGSECSGKGTGCG
- a CDS encoding NifB/NifX family molybdenum-iron cluster-binding protein; this encodes MRIAVTTSNGEKVDQHFGKATRFDVYDVDGDEMKLVETREVDSYCSGGSQPVADHKFSSDRFSTVKEKLEDCEKLYTVQIGEKPKEQLDIIGIAVQNCTCQVDKIPGCSGKCK
- a CDS encoding (2Fe-2S) ferredoxin domain-containing protein, translated to MKKPEFHILVCNSYRVAGDAQGYCNKNGSSDLIQYIMEECNDRGLDVAVSSTACLNVCSQGPVMVVHPNNYWYGGINEEKIDEILDALEEGEAVEDYLISE
- a CDS encoding nitrogenase component 1, translated to MFELNSVPKAKENYKATQNACKLCSPLGASVAYKGFKGCVPLIHGSQGCATYIRRYLISHYKEPIDIASSNFTEDATIFGGDENFKLAVLNIINQYKPEIIGIASTCLSETIGDDVSLFLHHFLEKHPEIDTDFVMASTPSYQGTHIDGFHEAVSGVVKSYAKKDLPQEHVNLFPGFVSTEDLRLLKEIMADFSLEDIMMPDYSESLDNPVWDTYHRIPEGGTSKEDVVKSGSAKASIEFGTILNKGKLSGRVKSKQLSRTGAQFLKNEMDVPLVNMPMPIGITQTDAFFEELKNLSGNDIPEKYTKQRGRLVDAYVDAHKYTFGKKAVVYGEEDFVVAMAAFLDEIGIELALVATGGESGMLEEEIKKYCPENKDKVVVREGYDFESIREWSLENKPDILIGHSKGYYIARELNIPIVRVGFPVHDRVGGQRIKHLGYSGTQELFDKVVNALIEHKQSNSPVGYKYM